The following is a genomic window from Miscanthus floridulus cultivar M001 chromosome 14, ASM1932011v1, whole genome shotgun sequence.
GTATGTCCAAAGTTCTCTGGCTCCTCGCTCCCATCAGAAACTTGCTTTCCACTTCTTCGGACCATTCCGGATTCTGGATCGTGTCGGTTCAGTGGCTTATAAACTTGAACTGCCTGCTCACTCGGCAATTCATCCGGTTTTTCATGTTTCACAACTAAGAAGGCTGTTGGTGCCCATCATCAGGTAATCCCCACCCTACCGTCGGATTTTGCCATCCACTTGGCTCCAGAATAGGTTCTGCAGACTCATATGGTCGCTCGTGGTTCTTCTACTATACCTCAGGTACTTGTCAAATGGAACAATCTGCCATCGGCATTGCTACCTGGGAAGACTTTGAAGCTGTTCGCCAGGAGTATCCACACGCCACTGCTTGGGGGCAAGCAGTGTTCCAAGGGAGAGGGGATGTCAGCCACCGTAGTAACACGGCCCAAGAGCAAGATGGAGCACCCGGGAACCGGCCCAGAGGAAGAAGGCCCAGGAAGCCCAACCCGCGAGTATTCGGCGAGCAATGGGCTTGAATTCTTCGGCGCTTGCATGCGTGACGAGGCTGAGCCTCTGTAAAGACTATATCAGTCAGCGTGAGGAAGAGAGAGTTATTAGACATTTGTAAACACTGAACCGGATTTCCTAAACTAAGAACTCTTCCGCGCTAtctcttgttccttcttcttctttctccgaTTTCTTCTTCCCGGTTCTTCCCATCTCCTACTGCTATCGCTCACAGGTGGACTGCCAACCGGACTCGGATCCTGCATCGTAGTAGTACTTGTATGGATCGGAGGCTGAATCCTGCGTGTGGTCAAATGGGTTGTGCCCATTTCCATTGTCATAACTGACATTACTGGGTTTATCCGGTAATCCTGCTGGATGTTGTTGGCGTGAATGATCAACACTGTCACCAAGTTTATGTCTGGGATCATCGGTGACACCACCCAAAACGACCATCTTGTACCAGCTAACTGATGAGGAGGAGCTCCGATGaatggaagcagcagctgctcctAGCCTCCCTCAATCTAAAAGTAAAATGCCAAATAATGAATAATCAGTGCCAGTACAGCAGAGTACAGGAAAGCACTAGTACTAGGTAACTTGTCAATTTGTAGAACTTGATCTGAATCGAGTTTCGTGAAACGAAATGGCCAACGGTGCATCGTGATGTTACAAAACATTCACTTTGTAATTCTCTGTTTTTGTGGTGTGTGCAGTTAGCCAGTTACCACATGATTAAGGATTAACGCAATTATTAAAAACCAATAGTTGAATGATGGCAGACATTAAAAAACACCTTCCTTTTCAATTCGTGGTGGATGAGAAAATTTTGCACAAGAAGAAAGAGACAAGGCCAATTCTGCTCAGAGGGAGGAGTTGCTTGATTGATGAACATATATATGCAGTATATATAATAACTGAATTAAGCACACGGATTCCATTCAGCAGTTCAGTTTTACACTAGGACAAGAACTAATATGCTAATTTTCTTGGTAATATCTAGTAGTTACGAACTATACTCCTACATAAATAAATAGATTTTATTTAtaggagaagaagaagcaagcTTAAGGGATTTGGGATGGAAGAAGAAGCAAGCTTAAGGGATAAGGGATTTAtaggagaagaagaagcaagcTTATATACGATAAGTCAGGAGGGGCCATTCCTCAAGACCTCTCAAGGGTAGGAATTATTTACTTACCTAGCTTGATGGAAGGGATTTGGGATGGACGGAGCTGAGCACGCCAGGGCCCAGGTCCCCGGAGCGAAGCGTAGcctagctgcagctgcaggggaACCCAATCCAAATCCGAGTCGACGGAGACGCAGGGAGGAAAGGATGCAGTGGAGCTGGATCGCCTTCTCGCGTCCATCTAACTAGAATTGGAAATGGAATTTGGGAGGCGGCCAGAGGCCAGAGCTAGTTTTCCGAGAGAGAGCTGATGGCAATTGGCAAACAAGAAAAGTTGCTTGGACGCCTCACCTCCGTCGACAAGTTCAAGGTCAATCTTGTTGGGCTGCGCCTTCGACCGAAGTCCACCTGGAATCAATTTTGGCTTTTTCATTCAAACAAAACCAGCCAGCGGCTTTTAAAATGGCCTTGCCTTTCCCCGTTGCCTTGCGTCCAACAAGTCGGgtcaatttcatttgcaaaaaaaAGGTTAGTATGATCAAAAGAGGTTTCACTACAGTACACTAGTGCTAGTATATTTTTTTATTAGCAAAGTTCAGAAGATAGAATATTATGGTCATGGATGGCTACAATTAGAAATTCACTCCGATTCCTCCTTATTTATTCCCCTTGTTATTCATTTTCTCCAACAGATAACAGTGCAAGGACTGTCTTCAACAttacatttttaaaaaaaaaattgttctcCTTATCACTTTATTAGTCTGTTTCAACCACCAAAAACAATCAGGTCAAAGCCAATTGGTAACCAGGGCAAGTACAGCAGCAAATTTACATCAGGTTTAACAAGGAAGGCTATGGATCATCCTTAAACAACAAACAAGAAGCGAGCTGTCCTGTCCAGCAAAAGAACAGCAGCTCCAGCAGTGCCTCTATCCTCTAGTCCTTTTCTCGTCTACTGTACTATACAGCCATCTCAAGGCCTACGGGGATGGAAATTCGGCAAATTTCCCTCGGAGGGGGAAATATGACAACCTAAAAATTGGATTCACAAGGAAGGTGGCAGATGTTCTGTTGCTTCTCTGCAATATGGACAGAAAATTTCCTGTTGTGTGGTTTCAGTTTCTTTGCACCATACATGTATGACAACCTAAAAATTGGATTCACAAGGAAGGTGGCAGATGTTCTGTTGCTTCTCTGCAATATGGACGGAACATTTCCTGTTGTGTGGTTTCAGTTTCCTTGCACCATACATGTATGACAACCTAAAAATTGGATTCACAAGGAAGATGGCAGGTGTTCTGTTGCTTCTCTGCACTAAATTTCCTGTTGTCTGGTTTCAGTTTCTTTGCACCATACATGTTAACCAGGTGAAAGGTAGGTTATCCTCTGGAACCCACCATGGTTTTCTTCTCCTCTATTGATTCTCTGGACTTGCTCTCATCTTCGATCATCGCCTTCTTGGCAAGCTCGTAGCCTGCAAAGTTCATTGCACCAAGAGGGGCAATCCAGAAGAAGCGGGGGATCGCACCCTTAAAAAGCCCAAGTGGACCCTCATTTCTAAGGATGGAGAAGACTATCATCTGCATAGACACTGGTGTGCCTGGAGGGGCAGTCATCATCCGCGTCTTCATCACGTCAAATGGAGTGGTCACTATTGCCGCAAGTCCTCCAGACAATGCTCCCACTGCCACTGTTTCCCATGCTTCCAAGTCTCTCTTCAAAACATGCTGTGCTGCCTGCAAAACCAAGGCGGACATCATTAAATATGTCAATAAGCAAGGCATAGTGGTACTGACATGACAGATACAGCTATTATTTACAAATTATGACAATCAAAACCACTAGTGGCACTAGTAATGTCAAGGGCGTCGAACCCTCGACGCGCAGGGCCTCGGCTACGAAGCTCGTAGCcttcggccgtcttctccggtgaggttatgCCCCTCTACCGCAGGCTTGAGATTAGATGGGAGATAGGATAATAATCTTGCTTAAATCCCTCAAGTCCGGttacaataatatatatatagcctTGCGGCTGCCAACAAAAGGAAAACCAACTCCTACTCTTAAGGTAACAAATAGATGCTAATAATAATAAGGAAACTAATCCTGATAACTTTCCAACTGAGGCCTCCTAGCCACGTCACGCATGACCGGCCTCGCTGGGCGCGTTTCGCGCCTGGGCCGCGCGCTCGGCCGCCCTGCGAATGTCGCGGGCGCGCCTGCGCCGGGCGTACACCCGCccgcacatgacatctctccccgcctcgaagtccagctcgtcctcgagctgaaacgaAGGAAACCGAGTGCGGAAATCGTCGAGGTCTTCCCAGGAGGCTGCAGCGGGGTCGTGACCCTCCCATTCGACGAGGACTTGGCGAACTCCACGAGCCAGGCGGCCCTGGGTCACCCGCGATGGCGCAGGCACGACGGCACCGTTGGAGAGGGGCGGCAACGCCGGTGGAGCAGCTGGCGGTAACCCCACAAACTTCTTGAGGACGCCCACGTGGAACACATCGTGGAGACGGGCATCCGGTGGTAGCTCCAGGCGCACGGCCGCCTCATTGATGACCTCGGTGACCTTATACGGGCCAACGAAGCGCGGCTTCAGCTTGCCACGCACCGCACGGGGCATGGACGCAGCAGGACGCTGCCGGAGACGCAGCAGCGCCCAGTCCCCAACGGTGAAGACGACGCGACGATGATGCTGATCGTAGACGCGCTTCTGGACCGCCTGGGCCTGCTCTAGACGGACACGAATGTCGTCCAGGAAGGCGGCCCTCTCCTCCATCTCTTGAGCGACGGCCGCGACCCGAGCTGCGCCCTGCTCGTAGGACCGAATGGTCGGCGGGTCTCTGCCGTAAACCACGCGGAATGGGGTCTCACGCAGGGACGACTGATAGGCGGTGTTGTAGGTGTACTCCGCCCACGGCAGCCACCGGATCCACTGGCGGGGGCGATCGCCGGTGAAACATCGCAGGTACATGACGATGACCCGATTGGCGGCCTCCGTCTGGCCGTCCGTCTGTGGGTGGAAGGCGGAGGACATGTATAGCTTTGTCCCGGTGAGGCGCATGAGCTCCTGCCAGAACGCCGATGTGAAGACTGGGTCGCGGTCCGACGTGATGGACTGCGGCACCCCGTGGAGGCGGACGATGTCGGCGAAGAAGGCGTTGGCGACGGACTCGGCAGTGTAGGGATGTGCCAAAGGAATAAaatggcagtacttgctgaagcgATCCACCACGGAGAGGATGACCGTCTTGCCCTGGACCTTGGGAAGCGCCTCGATGAAGTCGATGCCAAGGTCGGCCCAGACCGCCGATGGCACCGGCAGCGGCTGCAGCAGGCCGACCGGCTGCAGGTGGTCAGCCTTGTACTGCTGGCAGGTGACGCAGGCCTTGACGAATTCCTGCACCAAAGCACGCATGTTGGGAAAATGAAAGTCGCGGCGGAGGCGATGGAGGGTGCGGTGGATCCCCTCGTGACCGTCATTGTGGACGGCGGCCACAATCTCCTGCAGCAGCGGCGACGCCGGCGGGATGTACAGGCGCCCTGCATGGGCGACCATGCCATCCACCAGCGCCCACGGCGCAGAACGGGCGCCCGACCGTAGCTCGTCGTGCATGGCGACCAAGGCCGGATCCGTGGCCTGGGCGTGACGGAGGCGGTCGACGAAGTCAAAGCGAGGAGCGGAGATGGCCAGCAGCGACCCGTCCTCCTGATCGCGCCGCGAGAGAGCGTCGGCGACGACGTTGGTGGCGCCTGACCGGTATTCCACCGAGAAATCGAACCCGAGGAGCTTGCCGACCCAATGATGTTGGGGATCGTAgcgaggcgctggtcgaggaggtACTTGAGGCTGTAGTGATCTGTCTGGACTATGAAGCGCCGCCCCCAAAGGTACGGCCGCCAGTGCCGGACCGCCTGGACCAGCCCGATCAGTTCGCGCTCGTATGCGGCGAGCGAGGAGTGGCGGGGCGCCACCGGCCGGCTGAAGAACGCGACGGGGTGGCCCTCCTGGACCAGCACGTCGCCGAACCCGGACGTAGAGGCGTCACACTCGACGATGAAGGGCTTGTCGAAGTCGGGCATGGCGAGCACGGGCGCCGTCGTCACAGCGGCCTTGAGAGCCGCGAACGCCGCTGCGGTGGAGTCGTCCCACGAGAAGCCATCCTTCTTGAGCAGGCCCGTCAGCGGTGCCGCAATTGTCCCATAATTgtggacgaacttgcggtagtatccggcgaggccgaggaagccgcgCACCGCCCGGGGGGAGCGAGGCGTGGGCCAGTCAACGATCGCCTGGACCTTCGCCGGGTCCATGGCCACCCCAGCCGCCGAGATGATGTGGCCGAGGTATGCCACGCTGAGCGCCCCGAAGGAGCACTTGGACCGCTTGACGAACAACTGGTGGCGGCGGAGTGTATCGAGGACGGTCCGGAGGTGTCGCAGATGGTCCGCCCACGTCGTGCTGTAGATCAAAATATCGTCAAAAAATACCAGAACGAAGCGGCGGAGGAACGGCTGGAGCACATCATTCATCAGGGCTTGAAAGGTCGCCGGGGCGTTGCACAGACCGAACGCCATGACCAGGAACTCGTACAAGCCGTCatgggtgcggaacgccgtcttgtggatgTCCTCTGGGCGCATGCGGACTTGGTGATAGCCCGAGCGCAGGTCcagcttggagaagaactgagCCCCGTGGAGCTCGTCGACCACCGGGATGGGAAAAGCATCCTTGACTGTCCGCGCGTTCAGCGCCCTgtagtcgacgcagaaacgcCACGACCCGTCCGgtttcttgacgaggaggacgggCGACGAGAACGGGGAGTCGCTCCGGCGGACGATGCCCTGCTCCATCATGGCGACGCACTGGCATTCCAGTTCATCCTTGTGGGCCGCCGAGTACCGGTAGGGTCGGACGGCCACCGGTTGCGCGTCCGGCTTGAGCATGATGCGATGGTCGTGCGCGCGCACAGGGGGCAGACCGGTCGGGTCGGcgaagaccccccccccccccgtacgCGAGCAGCAGCGTCTCGAGGAGGGAGTCGGTGTCGAGTGTCGCGCGCAGTGCCAGAGACGACGGTGGGGCGACGCTGGTCCAGGAGAAAGTGCGGCCGCGGCGCTGAAACGACAGGCGCTGGCGGCTGAGGTCCCAGACGACGGCCCCGAGCGCGCCGAGCCAGTGTGTGCCGAGGACGATGTCGTACCCTGCCAACGGCATGACGTAGAGGTCGGCAGGGAACGACTCGCCGTCGACGCGCAGGGGCGCGGCGCGGAGGACGCCCGCGCACGCGACGCGCTCCCCGTTGGCGACCAGCGCCGTAAGGCGGGGGCGCTGGTGGAGGGGCAGGCCGGAGCGCCTTGCTGCGTCTTCCGCGATGTAGTTGTGCGTGCTGCCCGAGTCGAGGAGAGCCACGAGCCTAAGGGACCCCAGGCCCACCGTGATCTGCATGGTGCCCGCCATCGGCACCCCGGCCAGCGCCTGCAGGGAGAAACAGGGCGCCGCGGCGTTGTCCACGACGGCGGCGTCCTCGCCCTCTGCTTCCAGTTCGACCCCTTCGACGAAGAAGATGCGCCTGCAGAAGCGGTTATGGCCACGGGTGTACCTCTCATTGCAGTTGAAGCACAAACCGAGGCGACGGCGGTCGGCCATCTCCTCCTGCGTAAGACGGCGCTGGGAGCCCTCGGGTCGGCCCGGCTGCGCAGCCGCCGGCGGTGCAGGGAGAGCCAGGAGGGACGGCGGGCCCGGCAGGCCGGCTCTGGCCGCGGCcggtggaggcggtggtggccCGCGCGCGCCTGCTCTCGGGGGAGGAAGCGCCGGTCGGTCCAGCTCCATTAATTCGACCTGGCGGGCGAGGCTGATAGCGGCGACGAGGGTGTCCGGATGATGGATCCGGACGGCGTTGCTGAGCGGAGGTCCGAGGCCGCCGGTGAAGAGTTGGACTCGCTGCGCCTCGTCGAGCCGGCCAGCGCGAGGGATCAGGGCCTGGAACCGGTTGGCATACTCCTCCACGGCGCCGGAGCGGCGGCACTGCGCCAACTCAAACATGGGGGCCGAGCGCAGGGGGGGACCGAAGCGCAGGTCCAGGAGATCCTTGAAATTCCCCCAGGATGGCGTGCCTTCGTCCTCCTGCAGCTGGATGAACCACAGCTGTGCGGCGTCGTCCAAGTGGTAGGCCGCCATGCGCACTCGCTCCTCCGGCATGGTGAGATGTTGCCGGAAGTACGCCTCGCACTTGTGGAGGAACGGCATGGGGTCGGACGTGCCATCATAGTGGGGAAAATCCCACTTCTTGTGCTTCGGATGGAACTCGAGATCGCGCTGATTGTTGGCGCGACGGTTGTCGGAGCTCTCAGCCGTGGGCGCCTTCTCCTTGAGTGAGGCGACATCGGCCTCCAGGGTGGAGATCTTGGCGGACACCTTCTTCATCTCGTTGAAGAGATCGGTCAGGGAAGGCTCGGCCATGGTCGGCGACTGACTGGGCGCGGAGGGTGGGCTGTTGGTGGGCGGCGGCTGGTGGCGGGAGGGTGCTGGCGCGGCGGGCTGTGAACGCGAAGAGGATGAGCGGCTGACCACTGATACCAGGCTGTCAAGGGCGTCGAACCCTCGACGCGCAGGGCCTCGGCTACGAAGCTCGTAGCcttcggccgtcttctccggtgaggttatgCCCCTCTACCGCAGGCTTGAGATTAGATGGGAGATAGGATAATAATCTTGCTTAAATCCCTCAAGTCCGGttacaataatatatatatagcctTGCGGCTGCCAACAAAAGGAAAACCAACTCCTACTCTTAAGGTAACAAATAGATGCTAATAATAATAAGGAAACTAATCCTGATAACTTTCCAACTGAGGCCTCCTAGCCACGTCACGCATGACCGGCCTCGCTGGGCGCGTTTCGCGCCTGGGCCGCGCGCTCGGCCGCCCTGCGAATGTCGCGGGCGCGCCTGCGCCGGGCGTACACCCGCCCGCACATGACAAGTAAGTGGTAACTGACTAAATGAGTGAAAATTTCTACCCCTAACGCAGCTCCATTTGGTACCAACTTTCATGTGTAACAAAGAAATAAATCAAGCCGCAGGTATTTACATATGCAAGTAACAAACTTCCATTAGGCTGCCTTTCTAGAGTCAGAGGAATGGTAAATTTTTTTGGGGGGTTTTCCAAACTGTAGAACTGATAATAAGCTCAAAATCAGCCAAAGGTAGTATCTGACTTGTTAACAACATAGGGATTTGAGAATGCCACTTGAAGGTCTGGTGAAAACATAGAATCAATAAAAAACTGAGGATACCttcttagcctctgcatagaggcACATTCCAGCAACATAGAACGGAACCTCGCGACAGAGTGTGGCCCCAGTGCCACGAAAAAATCCCTTTGGGCCATCTTGTCGCATGGTGCCAACAATTGCCTCCCCTACATTGTTGAAGATTCCAGCTTGCAAACGCTGCTTAAGAACCTCACAAGGTATACGGACTGCAGTCCCTAGGACTGTGCTGCAGAAGGAAGCCATTGATTGCACCTATGGAACAAAAAGCCAATCATCAAGCAATTCCACAAAGCACAACAATTATTGTGGAGACCAGAAAGTTTCTGTTACAAATACTAAGTTCTGTTCTATCATGAGATTTATAAGGTGCTCCAGGTCCCTTTATTATAGAGAATATAGAGTTTGCACAAGTACTGGAGTAGTAAATCATACCTGAATCTCTGGAAGTGTCGGAGCGACATTAATTAATACAAGCTTGCTTGCTTCAAAGATTCCTGTCCTCAAACCATGGCTGCAAAAGACAGGATTTGAGTTTTGTAGCCTACAAAGAATTTTACATATAAACCAATTAAATAGCACAGACCTTGAAAACTGGCCGAGAATTGCTGGGATAGAACCTCGATACAATCCCTGAAGCCCAATTTGTGGAAGCTTTGAAATGAGCTCTGGGAATGAGAGTGTAGATGCTTGGACACGTGTCTGATACAGCAAAAAAGATAAAGAATTGAATTTGGGTATTTTGGTCGGTAGACTGAACTGTTATCTTAAACTAATCCATGAGGTTACAGATAATGCCTTGGCAAACCACATGCTTATTGATTTGTGATGGGCAATCATAGTCATAATAAAGGAATATCTATACACAGAGAGCTCCTAATTAAAATGTGCTTTATTGAATCACTTGTTTGAACTAAAATGGTATAAACAAGCATGGTACTGTACCTTCATTGAATCAATAGGATGCAGCAGAGAGGTAGAGAGCGCACTTGCAAGACCTCCAGCTAAAGCAGACTTCAAAACACTTCCTGTGGATATTTCTATAGGTGGGGGAACAGCAACAACAGTAGCAGCTTCAAACCAGATGTTCCTGAATGCATTTGTAAGTGAAGAAAAGGTAAGATGGAAAAGAGAGCACCATATAATGTTGAAAGATAGTCAGAATTGGTGATAGTTGCAGAGTCACAATTCACTAAAGCCAATTCAAGCACAAGTTTCTTCTAACAGGATACATCAGACATACCGAGGATCATCCTCAAGGCGTTCTGAAGGAAGTAGAAGCATGAAGTTCCGGAAATGGCCATATGAGATTGATGCTTTTGAATCAGAATTTAGATACCGTAGCATGGCAATGGCATTATCTTCATTGGCCGGAAGTCCAGCACCTTTCAAGGAAGTCAAAATTTGATGCTTGTGAAGTGTTCCAGACTTGCTCAAACACAACGTGGTATAtgctcggagaatggttgccTCCTTCTGTTCCATCAAGGATAAAAATTGCTTCCACCCAATTGATTTCGAAAAGAAGTTGCTGCTTGTATGGCGGAACAATTCTCTAGCATACCTCCTTGGTAACCGCCTCTTCCTCATTGCAATTTCGAGATCTTCTAGAGTGACTTGGCCATCACCATCTCTGTCTAACCCTTCAAAGAATCGCTTTCCTGCAGCAGCAGAACATCAGCTACAAATATCaccttatgatccagctaatacaTAAAAAGAGCAACCTTTTCATAAGTATCACTATGTTATGCAGAATGCTGAATTGCTGAGGCACCGATTAGAGCCATAGTTTGAAAATCCTATGATGGATATAGACCGTATCTTGACCAAAAGTGTACTAACAGGAAAAATAACagatggatcaattaaaatgtctGATAGGAATATCTTTGATAGTAGTCACCTAAATTTTCTAGATACAGTGGTACAATAATGGATAACATCAGTACAGATTTTAGAATTTGCATATTTGAATAAGTCTAGTGATTAAATTGTGCACAATAAGAACTTCGACATAAAAACTGGCATTTCAGCCTTCTACAGAGGACTGACGGTCACTGATCTAATTTGGTGATTCCCCCAACTGGTGCCATATGGTAAAATCGATGCATGATTGGCAATTGCAGACCATGAGCCTACATACTGAAATGAGGACACCTCTCTGTTCGAAAATGAAAAATGATGTTACCTTCAATTTCTGCATATCTGAAGAAGTCTTGCACTGAGAAAAGCTTCTTCTTGTCAGGATGTGCATCTGCCGATGTTGATGATCTGCTCACCAGCTGCGGGACTAATTCAATGAGTTCTGTCAGTGAAACTGCCGACAGCGTAGACCGCAGACGCTCCACATTCGACAAAGGAATGTTAAGCAGCCGGGCAGGCAATATCTGTGCTGGCTGCTGTGTACCACTAGCATTGTCCACTGCCTCGCTGTCCCCAATTCCACCACCATCCTCCTGGTCGCTATCCCCAATTCCACCACCATCCTCCTGGTCGCTTACTGGTGCTGGTGCAGGGACAGGGGACGCACCACCCATGATCCTTGCTCGTGGCGGCAGTGCCCCAACCTTTGCAAAGCCCAGGTTGGAAAGGAACCCATCGAAATCGGCCCTCTTCCCATCGATTATCTTCCTGAGAACCACAAATTGCTCGAGCTGTCGGGTAGCCAAACCAAATTCTTCACCTTTCTGCCTGCAGGCATCCTCCAGCAAGTGCAGGTTGTGGGCGAAGGCGTCGAACGCAATGCAGAGCAGGAGCTCCAGTTGCTGCTTCGGGGTGGCGCCATTGCTGTGATCCCAGTGGAGCGGCGGGGATTGTTTGCCTCCCCGTCGCTTGGGCTTGAAGCACCTGGCGAATGACTTGAGGGGCTTGTGGAGGAAGTTGGTGACGACGACgtggaggtggagcaggcagTCGGCCTCGGGTTCCTTGGGGATGGGATTGGGACCGGAATGGGATCCGGGGATGTGGATGACGGGAAGGTGAAGGTGAGCGATGGCGCCACGGGTGGCTGCGAGGAAGGCTTCTAAGGGGCGGTCGGGCGCCATGGGCATCAGGGACAGGCACTAGGTGGTGGTTGCTGTCCGGTGGCGGTGGACTCCGGCGAGCGGCGGGGAAGGCATAGCAGCAACCAGCAAGGCGATCACTCAGAGGAGTTCTGAGTGGGCGACAGCCGGGTTCTTCTTCCAGTGAAGGAGACGAGAGTAGCGAGCGGTGGGCAGGCGGCTGTGGAGGCCGGCCGTGGCCGGCGGTGACGAGAGGGCCGAGGTGGAGCTGTAGCAGTTGCAGACGAGACGGGAGGTGGAGAAGCGGCGAGCCGCGAGACCATGAGAAATTGAGGAAACTGCAGAATTAAATTAATTTCTTGAGGAAAATTGAAATGAATTACGATATTCAGATGGATCTGCTTTTTTGGTATTTGTTTGTGTTCACTTGTTCAGGATAACTGGGAGAACATGCTTTGCTTTATTTTTGAAAGATAGAGTACTTTTAAAAAACATTTTAGAAAATTTCTAAATATTTTTAAATTGAGAAAAAATTTGTTATGCTACCTAATTGACCGCAGCAATGCCAATTGGTGACCAAAAA
Proteins encoded in this region:
- the LOC136504560 gene encoding uncharacterized protein, which encodes MPMAPDRPLEAFLAATRGAIAHLHLPVIHIPGSHSGPNPIPKEPEADCLLHLHVVVTNFLHKPLKSFARCFKPKRRGGKQSPPLHWDHSNGATPKQQLELLLCIAFDAFAHNLHLLEDACRQKGEEFGLATRQLEQFVVLRKIIDGKRADFDGFLSNLGFAKVGALPPRARIMGGASPVPAPAPVSDQEDGGGIGDSDQEDGGGIGDSEAVDNASGTQQPAQILPARLLNIPLSNVERLRSTLSAVSLTELIELVPQLVSRSSTSADAHPDKKKLFSVQDFFRYAEIEGKRFFEGLDRDGDGQVTLEDLEIAMRKRRLPRRYARELFRHTSSNFFSKSIGWKQFLSLMEQKEATILRAYTTLCLSKSGTLHKHQILTSLKGAGLPANEDNAIAMLRYLNSDSKASISYGHFRNFMLLLPSERLEDDPRNIWFEAATVVAVPPPIEISTGSVLKSALAGGLASALSTSLLHPIDSMKTRVQASTLSFPELISKLPQIGLQGLYRGSIPAILGQFSSHGLRTGIFEASKLVLINVAPTLPEIQVQSMASFCSTVLGTAVRIPCEVLKQRLQAGIFNNVGEAIVGTMRQDGPKGFFRGTGATLCREVPFYVAGMCLYAEAKKAAQHVLKRDLEAWETVAVGALSGGLAAIVTTPFDVMKTRMMTAPPGTPVSMQMIVFSILRNEGPLGLFKGAIPRFFWIAPLGAMNFAGYELAKKAMIEDESKSRESIEEKKTMVGSRG